From a region of the Janthinobacterium sp. 61 genome:
- the murU gene encoding N-acetylmuramate alpha-1-phosphate uridylyltransferase MurU, with product MKAMIFAAGRGERMRPLTDTCPKPLLKVHGRPLIVWHVLNLVRAGITDIVINHSHLGHQIEETLGDGSAYGARIAYSPESTPLETAGGIAQARHLLGEEPFLAISGDIYCPYFDFKQVLDVLADKDVLGTPYPADQRDIAWTYLVPNPDFHPKGDFGLTLFAINNTDETKWTFANIGVYRPEMFDGIAPGSHARLGDLLRKYADQGRVGGEVYTGEWTNVGTPKQLDALNGVTAKVDAA from the coding sequence ATGAAAGCCATGATCTTTGCCGCAGGCCGCGGTGAACGGATGCGTCCGCTTACCGATACCTGTCCCAAACCGCTGCTGAAAGTGCACGGCCGTCCGCTGATCGTCTGGCATGTGCTGAACCTGGTGCGCGCCGGCATCACGGACATCGTCATCAACCACTCCCACCTGGGCCATCAGATTGAGGAAACCCTGGGCGACGGCAGCGCGTATGGCGCGCGCATCGCCTATTCGCCGGAAAGCACGCCGCTGGAAACGGCGGGCGGCATCGCCCAGGCGCGCCACTTGCTGGGAGAGGAACCGTTTCTCGCCATTTCCGGCGACATCTATTGTCCCTACTTTGATTTCAAGCAAGTACTCGATGTGCTGGCCGACAAGGATGTACTTGGCACGCCGTATCCGGCCGACCAGCGCGACATCGCCTGGACTTACCTGGTGCCCAATCCCGACTTCCATCCGAAGGGCGACTTCGGCCTGACCTTGTTTGCTATCAACAATACCGACGAAACCAAATGGACCTTCGCCAATATCGGCGTGTACCGTCCTGAAATGTTCGACGGCATCGCGCCGGGCAGCCACGCCAGGCTTGGCGACCTGCTGCGCAAGTACGCGGACCAGGGCCGCGTGGGCGGCGAAGTCTATACTGGCGAGTGGACCAATGTGGGCACCCCAAAGCAGCTCGACGCGCTCAATGGCGTAACGGCCAAGGTGGACGCGGCATGA
- a CDS encoding aminopeptidase P N-terminal domain-containing protein, which produces MGNYAARRAALLAQMLPGSVAILATAPEVPRNSDCDYPYRHDSYFYYLSGFTEPDSAVALVAASATAPARAILFCRAKNTEREIWDGFRHGPEAARATFGFDAAFPIEELDVEMTRLLADSPAIYYALGGSLDAQVKVWRHNVRQKARSGVTAPAIAHEINGMLDAMRLLKDPQEQDLMRRAAAISSAAHARAMRATRPGMHEYALEAELLYEFRRNGAQFPAYSSIVAGGDNACILHYSANNAVLKEGELVLVDAGCELDGYASDITRTWPVNGRFSGPQRALYELVLAAQQAALDMVRPGLPHSAIHEAAVQVLAQGMLDLKLLERQKSGSVQDVIADKSYMPFYMHGTSHWLGMDVHDVGAYRDTGAPGKPWRALAPGMVLTVEPGIYVRPGAGVPEQFWHTGIRIEDDVLVTPQGHEVFSSAPKSVAEIEQLMSQD; this is translated from the coding sequence ATGGGCAATTACGCGGCACGGCGCGCGGCGCTGCTGGCGCAGATGCTGCCGGGCAGCGTGGCCATCCTCGCCACGGCGCCCGAAGTGCCGCGCAACAGCGATTGCGACTATCCGTATCGCCACGACAGCTATTTTTACTACCTCAGTGGTTTCACGGAACCTGACAGCGCCGTGGCGCTGGTGGCCGCCAGCGCCACGGCACCCGCGCGCGCCATCCTGTTTTGCCGCGCCAAAAACACGGAGCGCGAAATCTGGGACGGTTTCCGCCATGGCCCCGAGGCGGCGCGCGCCACCTTCGGCTTCGACGCGGCCTTCCCCATCGAGGAACTCGACGTGGAAATGACGCGCCTGCTGGCCGACTCTCCGGCCATTTACTATGCGCTGGGCGGCAGCCTCGATGCGCAAGTGAAAGTCTGGCGGCACAACGTGCGGCAAAAGGCACGTAGCGGTGTCACGGCACCCGCCATCGCGCATGAGATCAACGGCATGCTCGACGCCATGCGCCTGCTGAAAGACCCGCAAGAACAAGACCTGATGCGCCGCGCGGCCGCCATTTCCAGCGCCGCCCACGCGCGCGCCATGCGCGCCACGCGGCCCGGCATGCACGAATACGCGCTGGAAGCGGAACTGCTGTACGAATTCCGGCGCAACGGCGCGCAGTTCCCCGCATATTCTTCCATTGTGGCCGGTGGCGACAATGCCTGCATCCTGCATTACAGCGCCAACAACGCCGTCTTGAAAGAAGGCGAACTGGTGCTGGTCGACGCAGGCTGCGAACTCGATGGCTATGCCTCCGACATCACGCGTACCTGGCCCGTCAACGGCCGCTTCAGCGGCCCGCAGCGGGCGCTGTATGAACTGGTGCTGGCAGCGCAGCAGGCGGCGCTGGACATGGTGCGCCCCGGCTTGCCGCATAGCGCCATCCACGAGGCGGCCGTGCAGGTGCTGGCGCAGGGCATGCTGGATTTGAAATTGCTGGAGCGGCAAAAAAGCGGCAGCGTGCAGGATGTCATCGCCGACAAGTCCTATATGCCCTTTTATATGCACGGCACCAGCCACTGGCTGGGCATGGACGTGCACGACGTGGGCGCCTACCGCGACACGGGCGCGCCCGGAAAGCCGTGGCGCGCTTTGGCACCGGGCATGGTGCTGACGGTGGAGCCGGGCATCTATGTGCGCCCCGGCGCGGGCGTGCCGGAGCAGTTCTGGCATACCGGCATCCGCATCGAAGACGATGTGCTGGTCACGCCGCAAGGCCATGAAGTCTTCAGCTCGGCGCCCAAAAGCGTCGCTGAAATCGAACAACTGATGTCACAGGATTGA
- a CDS encoding FAD-dependent monooxygenase: MHTPSTFDLAICGAGPVGMALAALLVQRGARAAGIALLDAKSIEQARRDPRTIALSHGSRQILEEAGAWPVEATTIHQIHVSRRGQFGRSLMDRSEHGVEALGYVARYGAVVSALADVCERLGVVSLRPALVTGSAEDTDGVSVQIEQAGATSSLRANLLVQAEGGLFGQQAERAVSRDYGQSAIIAHVRTSAPIAHRAYERFTDEGPLALLPQDDGYALVWCVPPTRAEQLLALDDAVFLARLGAAFGSRLGRFTHTTARLAYPLGLNAQAGGTARTVAIGNAAQTLHPVAGQGLNLGLRDAAVLARVLAQDSSPAGLERYASLRQADRGLTVRVTDTMARIFTGSAPTQGLLGLALGLLDAFSPARKSLAELMMYGRR, translated from the coding sequence ATGCATACACCGTCCACTTTCGATCTCGCCATCTGCGGCGCCGGCCCCGTCGGCATGGCGCTGGCCGCCCTGCTGGTGCAGCGGGGCGCACGCGCCGCCGGCATCGCCCTGCTCGACGCCAAATCCATCGAGCAAGCCAGGCGCGACCCGCGCACCATCGCCCTGTCGCATGGCAGCCGCCAGATTCTCGAGGAAGCGGGCGCCTGGCCTGTGGAGGCGACGACTATCCACCAGATTCACGTCTCGCGCCGCGGCCAGTTCGGGCGCAGCCTGATGGACCGCAGCGAGCATGGCGTCGAGGCGCTCGGCTATGTGGCGCGCTATGGCGCCGTCGTCAGCGCGCTGGCCGATGTATGCGAGCGCCTGGGCGTGGTCAGCTTGCGTCCGGCGCTGGTGACGGGTAGTGCGGAGGATACCGACGGCGTCAGCGTGCAAATCGAGCAGGCAGGCGCCACGTCAAGCTTGCGCGCCAACCTGCTGGTACAGGCCGAAGGAGGCCTGTTCGGCCAGCAGGCAGAGCGCGCCGTCAGCCGCGATTATGGCCAAAGCGCCATCATTGCCCATGTGCGTACCAGCGCTCCCATCGCCCACCGGGCCTATGAGCGCTTCACCGACGAAGGCCCGCTGGCCCTGCTGCCGCAGGACGACGGCTACGCGCTGGTGTGGTGCGTTCCGCCGACGCGCGCCGAACAATTGTTGGCCCTGGACGACGCGGTCTTCCTGGCGCGCCTGGGCGCCGCCTTCGGCAGCCGCCTGGGACGCTTTACCCACACGACGGCGCGCCTGGCCTATCCGCTGGGCCTGAACGCGCAGGCGGGCGGCACGGCGCGCACGGTCGCCATCGGCAATGCGGCGCAAACTCTGCACCCGGTGGCGGGGCAAGGCCTGAACCTTGGCTTGCGCGACGCCGCCGTGCTGGCCCGCGTGCTGGCGCAGGACAGCAGCCCCGCAGGGCTGGAACGCTACGCCAGCCTGCGCCAGGCAGACCGGGGACTGACCGTGCGCGTCACTGACACCATGGCGCGCATTTTCACGGGCAGCGCTCCCACGCAAGGCTTGCTGGGCCTGGCGCTGGGCTTGCTGGATGCCTTCAGCCCGGCGCGCAAAAGTTTGGCGGAACTGATGATGTACGGCCGCCGCTGA
- a CDS encoding sensor domain-containing diguanylate cyclase, translating into MTDALPAAPPAALPAVLFSRLLEDSLDAVIIIDEHCRIRYINGAMQALSGYASGELLGQTLNGLLPDAVGAQHDNHVINYIRSSRTSSVLGKIREFAIRHRNAQMIPIEMKALDLGVVDGMRYFGAFLLDVRERRELAVKNASLLAQLEQQALHDALTALPNRRSYEAQAAQAMARAARSGAALSVGVADLDHFKKINDRYGHAVGDAVLRTVAQALRDTGRITDVAARLGGEEFGLLFPDASLQQAHQVAERIRAAVAAAVTSLPDGRQLQVTISIGVASLIAGASLDAAMSDADKALYVAKHQGRNQVVAASADQ; encoded by the coding sequence ATGACAGATGCTTTGCCCGCAGCACCGCCTGCCGCTCTTCCCGCAGTACTTTTTTCCCGTCTGCTGGAAGATTCCCTCGACGCCGTGATCATCATCGATGAACATTGCCGCATCCGCTATATCAATGGCGCCATGCAGGCACTGTCGGGCTATGCCAGTGGGGAATTGCTGGGCCAAACCCTGAACGGCCTGCTGCCCGACGCCGTCGGTGCGCAGCACGACAACCACGTGATCAACTACATCCGCAGCTCGCGCACCTCCAGCGTGCTGGGCAAGATACGCGAATTCGCCATCCGCCACCGCAACGCGCAGATGATCCCCATCGAAATGAAGGCGCTGGACCTGGGCGTGGTCGACGGCATGCGCTATTTCGGCGCCTTTTTGCTCGACGTACGCGAACGGCGCGAACTGGCGGTAAAAAATGCCAGCCTGCTGGCGCAGCTGGAACAGCAGGCGCTGCACGATGCGCTGACGGCGCTGCCCAACCGGCGCTCCTATGAAGCCCAGGCCGCGCAGGCGATGGCGCGCGCGGCGCGCAGCGGCGCCGCCCTGAGCGTGGGCGTGGCCGACCTCGACCACTTCAAGAAGATCAACGACCGTTATGGCCATGCCGTGGGCGACGCCGTGCTGCGCACGGTGGCGCAGGCGCTGCGCGACACGGGACGCATCACTGACGTGGCAGCGCGTCTCGGCGGCGAGGAATTTGGCCTGTTGTTCCCCGACGCCAGCCTGCAGCAGGCACACCAGGTGGCCGAACGCATCCGCGCGGCGGTAGCCGCCGCCGTCACCTCCTTGCCCGATGGCCGCCAGCTGCAGGTGACCATCAGCATCGGCGTGGCCTCATTGATCGCTGGCGCCAGCCTCGACGCGGCCATGTCGGATGCCGACAAGGCCCTGTATGTAGCCAAGCATCAGGGGCGCAACCAGGTCGTCGCGGCATCGGCCGACCAATAA
- a CDS encoding NAD(P)(+) transhydrogenase (Re/Si-specific) subunit beta, producing the protein MSFVTMNLVTMMYLIASVCFIQALKGLSSPSTARRGNAFGMSGMAIAAVTTVALILKLKEQQTGGMGLTLVIIGIVTGGAIGAYLAKTVEMTKMPELVAAMHSLIGLAAVCIAVAAVSEPWAFNIAQQGQALPIGNRFELFIGTFVGAITFSGSVIAFGKLSGKYKFRLFQGAPVSFKGQHMLNLVLALVMVALGLVFCFADGVEPAWTPFIVMAVIAFALGVLIIIPIGGADMPVVVSMLNSYSGWAAAGIGFSLNNSMLIIAGSLVGSSGAILSYIMCKAMNRSFFNVILGGFGGAAPAVGVAGAQEQRPVKSGSADDAAFIMSNAETVIIVPGYGLAVARAQHSLKELVEKLTHKGVTVKYAIHPVAGRMPGHMNVLLAEAEVPYDQVFEMEDINGEFGQTDVVLVLGANDVVNPAAKDPTSPIAGMPILEAYKAKSIIVNKRSMASGYAGLDNELFYQPNTMMVFGDAKKVIEDMLKAVE; encoded by the coding sequence ATGAGCTTCGTCACCATGAACCTGGTGACGATGATGTACCTGATTGCCTCGGTGTGCTTCATCCAGGCCTTGAAAGGGCTGTCGTCGCCCTCGACGGCGCGCCGCGGCAATGCCTTCGGCATGAGCGGCATGGCCATTGCGGCCGTCACCACCGTGGCGCTGATCCTGAAGCTGAAGGAACAGCAAACGGGTGGCATGGGCCTGACCCTGGTCATTATCGGCATCGTCACGGGTGGCGCCATCGGCGCCTACCTGGCAAAAACCGTGGAAATGACGAAGATGCCGGAACTCGTGGCGGCCATGCACTCGCTGATCGGCCTGGCGGCCGTCTGCATCGCCGTGGCGGCCGTGTCCGAACCGTGGGCCTTCAACATCGCCCAGCAAGGCCAGGCGCTGCCCATCGGTAACCGCTTCGAGCTGTTCATCGGCACCTTTGTCGGCGCCATCACTTTCTCCGGTTCGGTGATCGCCTTCGGCAAGCTGTCGGGCAAGTACAAGTTCCGCCTGTTCCAGGGCGCACCCGTCAGTTTCAAGGGTCAGCATATGCTCAACCTGGTCCTGGCGCTGGTGATGGTCGCGCTGGGCCTGGTGTTCTGCTTTGCCGACGGGGTGGAGCCAGCCTGGACGCCGTTCATCGTCATGGCCGTCATCGCCTTTGCGCTGGGAGTGCTGATCATCATTCCTATCGGCGGTGCCGATATGCCGGTGGTGGTGTCGATGCTCAACAGTTACTCCGGCTGGGCCGCGGCCGGCATCGGTTTTTCGCTGAATAACTCGATGCTGATCATCGCCGGCTCGCTCGTGGGCTCGTCGGGCGCGATCCTGTCCTATATCATGTGCAAGGCCATGAACCGCTCGTTCTTCAACGTCATCCTCGGTGGCTTCGGCGGCGCTGCGCCGGCGGTAGGCGTGGCCGGCGCGCAGGAACAGCGTCCCGTGAAATCGGGTTCGGCCGATGATGCAGCCTTCATCATGAGCAATGCGGAAACCGTCATCATCGTGCCAGGCTACGGCCTGGCCGTAGCGCGCGCGCAGCATTCGCTCAAGGAATTGGTGGAAAAGCTCACGCACAAGGGCGTCACCGTCAAGTACGCGATCCACCCCGTGGCGGGGCGCATGCCGGGTCACATGAACGTGCTGCTGGCCGAGGCGGAGGTGCCGTACGACCAGGTCTTCGAGATGGAAGACATCAACGGTGAATTCGGCCAGACGGACGTGGTGCTGGTGCTGGGCGCAAACGACGTGGTCAACCCGGCAGCGAAAGACCCGACATCGCCGATCGCCGGCATGCCGATTCTGGAAGCCTACAAGGCCAAGAGCATCATCGTCAACAAGCGCTCAATGGCTTCCGGCTATGCGGGCCTGGACAATGAACTGTTCTACCAGCCGAACACGATGATGGTGTTTGGCGACGCCAAGAAGGTGATCGAGGATATGCTCAAGGCAGTTGAGTAA
- a CDS encoding NAD(P) transhydrogenase subunit alpha, which yields MEISHTITNLIIFVLAIYVGYHVVWTVTPALHTPLMAVTNAISAIIIVGAMLAAGLTQGPLAQAAGTLAVALAAVNVFGGFLVTQRMLEMFRKKEPKAKQGAKE from the coding sequence ATGGAAATCAGTCACACCATCACCAACCTGATCATCTTCGTGCTGGCCATTTATGTCGGCTACCACGTCGTCTGGACCGTCACGCCGGCCCTGCACACGCCGCTGATGGCCGTCACCAATGCCATTTCCGCCATCATCATCGTTGGCGCCATGCTGGCGGCCGGCCTGACGCAAGGCCCGCTGGCGCAGGCGGCCGGCACGCTGGCCGTGGCGCTGGCCGCCGTCAACGTGTTTGGCGGCTTCCTCGTCACGCAGCGCATGCTCGAGATGTTCCGCAAAAAAGAACCGAAGGCCAAGCAAGGAGCAAAAGAATGA
- a CDS encoding Re/Si-specific NAD(P)(+) transhydrogenase subunit alpha, producing the protein MRIGIPAETRPGETRVAATPETVKKLAAKHQVVVQSGAGLQASIPDDAYAAAGAQIGTAQEAYACAIVLKVRAPDAGERALMASGTVLIGMLNPFDADNIAAMATAGLSAFALEAVPRITRAQSMDVLSSQANIAGYKAVLVAANTYQRFMPMLMTAAGTVKAARVLIMGVGVAGLQAIATAKRLGAVIEASDVRPPVKEQVESLGAKFLDVPFLTDEEKEIAKGSGGYARAMPADWMRRQAELVHERAKLADIIITTALIPGRAAPVLISEETVKAMKPGSVIVDLAVEQGGNCPLSELGKTVVKHGVYIVGEPNLATLVAADASALYARNVLDFLKLIIDKDDQLLIDREDEIIKASLVCAGSEILRK; encoded by the coding sequence ATGAGGATAGGCATACCGGCCGAAACACGGCCTGGTGAAACGCGGGTGGCAGCCACGCCCGAGACAGTCAAGAAATTGGCAGCCAAGCATCAGGTCGTCGTGCAGTCGGGAGCTGGCCTGCAAGCCTCGATTCCCGACGATGCGTATGCCGCCGCTGGCGCGCAAATCGGCACCGCCCAGGAAGCCTATGCTTGCGCCATCGTGCTCAAGGTGCGCGCCCCCGATGCCGGTGAACGGGCCTTGATGGCCAGTGGCACCGTGCTGATCGGTATGCTCAACCCGTTTGACGCGGACAATATCGCCGCCATGGCCACGGCCGGCCTGTCCGCCTTCGCCCTGGAAGCCGTGCCGCGCATCACGCGCGCGCAGTCGATGGACGTGCTGTCCTCGCAGGCGAATATCGCCGGCTACAAGGCCGTGCTGGTGGCGGCCAATACGTATCAGCGCTTCATGCCCATGCTGATGACAGCGGCCGGCACCGTCAAGGCAGCCCGCGTGCTGATCATGGGCGTGGGCGTGGCAGGTCTGCAGGCGATCGCCACGGCCAAGCGCCTGGGCGCCGTCATCGAAGCGTCCGACGTGCGCCCGCCCGTCAAGGAGCAGGTCGAGTCGCTGGGCGCCAAGTTTCTCGACGTGCCTTTCCTGACCGATGAAGAAAAGGAAATCGCCAAGGGCTCGGGCGGCTATGCGCGCGCCATGCCCGCCGACTGGATGCGCCGCCAGGCCGAACTGGTGCATGAACGGGCGAAACTGGCCGACATCATCATCACCACAGCCCTGATCCCCGGCCGCGCCGCGCCCGTGCTGATCTCCGAAGAAACGGTGAAAGCCATGAAGCCGGGTTCCGTCATCGTCGACCTGGCCGTCGAGCAAGGTGGCAATTGCCCCCTGTCAGAACTGGGCAAGACGGTCGTCAAGCACGGCGTGTACATCGTGGGCGAGCCGAACCTGGCGACCCTGGTGGCGGCCGATGCCTCGGCCCTGTATGCGCGCAACGTGCTGGACTTTTTAAAGCTCATCATCGACAAGGACGACCAGTTGCTGATCGACCGCGAGGATGAAATCATCAAGGCCAGCCTGGTGTGCGCAGGCAGTGAAATCTTACGTAAATAA
- a CDS encoding NUDIX hydrolase, producing the protein MPRIWKPSVTVAAIVERDGLFLLIEEETSEGIKLNQPAGHLDPFESLEQAVIRETLEEAAYDFIPTALVGMYMSRYQSLRTGEDVTYLRFTFCGTAGAEHDRPLDEGIIRTLWMTRDELAACQERHRSPLVLQCVDEYLAGRRAPLALLHTHASVFNSA; encoded by the coding sequence ATGCCGAGAATCTGGAAACCCTCTGTCACCGTTGCCGCCATCGTCGAGCGCGACGGCCTGTTTTTATTGATTGAAGAAGAGACCAGCGAAGGCATCAAGCTCAATCAGCCGGCCGGTCACCTCGACCCGTTCGAGTCGCTGGAACAGGCGGTGATCCGCGAAACGCTGGAAGAAGCGGCCTACGATTTCATCCCCACGGCACTGGTCGGCATGTACATGTCGCGCTATCAGTCACTGCGCACGGGCGAGGACGTGACCTATTTGCGCTTCACCTTTTGCGGCACGGCCGGCGCCGAGCATGACCGCCCGCTGGACGAAGGCATTATCCGCACCCTGTGGATGACGCGCGACGAGCTGGCGGCATGCCAGGAACGCCACCGCAGCCCTCTGGTGCTGCAGTGCGTGGACGAATACCTGGCTGGCCGGCGCGCACCGCTGGCCCTGCTGCACACGCATGCGTCTGTCTTTAACAGCGCATAG
- the mnmA gene encoding tRNA 2-thiouridine(34) synthase MnmA, with translation MSKKKVVIGMSGGVDSSVAAWMLKEQGYEVIGLFMKNWEDDDDSEYCSTRQDWIDAASVADVIGVDIEAVNFASEYKDRVFADFLREYQAGRTPNPDVLCNAEIKFKAFLDHAMTLGADLIATGHYARVRQAPLDAGRYELLKAVDASKDQSYFLHRLNQAQLSKTLFPLGEIPKTQVRKIAEQLALPNAQKKDSTGICFIGERPFREFLNRYLSYQPGPMKTADGKTVGEHVGLSFYTLGQRKGIGIGGVKSYQNADGSSDAWYVARKDIANNTLWVVQGHDHPWLLSPALTADQASWVAGTAPQAGALSAKTRYRQADVACQLLPDGNEHFSLAFDQAQWAVTPGQSAVLYDGDVCLGGGIIASATGLP, from the coding sequence ATGAGCAAGAAGAAAGTCGTTATCGGCATGTCCGGCGGGGTTGATTCCTCGGTCGCCGCATGGATGCTGAAGGAACAAGGCTATGAAGTCATCGGCCTGTTCATGAAAAACTGGGAAGATGACGACGATTCGGAATACTGCTCCACGCGCCAGGACTGGATCGATGCGGCCAGCGTGGCCGACGTCATCGGCGTCGATATCGAAGCCGTCAATTTTGCCTCCGAATACAAGGACCGCGTGTTCGCCGATTTCTTACGCGAATACCAGGCCGGCCGTACGCCGAATCCGGACGTACTGTGCAACGCCGAAATCAAATTCAAGGCTTTTCTTGACCACGCCATGACCCTGGGCGCCGACCTGATCGCCACCGGCCATTACGCGCGCGTGCGCCAGGCGCCCCTGGATGCCGGCCGCTATGAGCTGCTCAAGGCAGTCGACGCCAGCAAGGACCAAAGCTACTTCCTGCACCGGCTGAACCAGGCGCAATTGTCTAAAACCCTGTTTCCGCTCGGTGAAATCCCGAAGACGCAAGTGCGCAAGATCGCCGAGCAGCTGGCGCTGCCGAACGCGCAGAAAAAGGATTCGACGGGCATCTGTTTTATTGGCGAGCGCCCGTTCCGCGAATTTTTGAACCGCTACCTGTCGTACCAGCCGGGCCCCATGAAAACGGCCGACGGCAAGACGGTGGGCGAACACGTGGGGCTGAGTTTTTATACCCTGGGCCAGCGCAAGGGCATCGGCATCGGCGGCGTGAAGTCGTACCAGAATGCCGATGGCAGCAGCGACGCCTGGTATGTGGCGCGCAAGGATATCGCCAACAATACCCTGTGGGTGGTGCAGGGCCATGACCATCCTTGGCTGCTGTCGCCCGCCTTGACAGCCGATCAGGCCAGCTGGGTCGCCGGCACTGCGCCACAAGCGGGCGCCCTGTCCGCCAAGACGCGCTACCGCCAGGCCGACGTGGCGTGCCAGCTATTGCCGGATGGGAATGAACACTTCAGCCTGGCGTTTGACCAGGCGCAATGGGCCGTCACGCCAGGCCAGTCGGCCGTGCTGTATGATGGGGATGTCTGCCTGGGCGGCGGCATCATCGCCAGCGCCACGGGCTTGCCCTGA
- a CDS encoding response regulator, translating into MLKTVLIDSSAVARGLLNTVLTDGGYDVCGQTHTSALGLALLVKHHPHFVCIAREQVEDGSNVVQTIRAQYPKTLIFMVSGGIDAASLQAAHAMGVSGFIVKPFMADTVLKTVRNTVIAMVRKQQQALAAAQSTNQPG; encoded by the coding sequence ATGTTAAAGACAGTCCTGATCGATAGCAGCGCCGTGGCGCGCGGCCTGCTGAACACGGTCCTGACCGATGGCGGCTACGATGTCTGCGGACAGACGCATACCAGCGCGCTGGGACTGGCGCTGCTGGTCAAGCACCATCCGCATTTCGTGTGCATCGCGCGCGAGCAGGTGGAAGATGGGAGCAATGTGGTGCAAACCATCCGCGCCCAGTATCCGAAAACGCTCATTTTCATGGTCTCGGGCGGCATCGACGCCGCCTCGCTGCAGGCAGCCCACGCCATGGGCGTGTCGGGCTTCATCGTGAAACCCTTCATGGCCGACACGGTGCTGAAAACCGTGCGCAACACGGTTATCGCGATGGTGCGCAAGCAGCAGCAGGCATTGGCCGCCGCACAATCGACCAATCAGCCCGGCTGA
- a CDS encoding 5'-3' exonuclease H3TH domain-containing protein, whose amino-acid sequence MARLLAIDGLNIVRRVYEASPEPDSDLKAEIALRHALSSFRTLINDHEPTHILPAFDFGGPTWRHALYAGYREGRQPMPQVLRDALPGFYATLASFGMHVVSIPEVEADDVIGTAVMRWLHEGRGAAVIATTDKDLHGLIAHGALVWDHFKGVWHDHAWVEKKFGVPPELLPDLLALMGDVTDSIPGVSKIGLKTGAKLLRAYGNIDAVMAGAGILPGALGESLRKEREILYLSRKLVALKTDVTLGVTWNKLVWEK is encoded by the coding sequence ATGGCCAGACTCCTCGCTATCGACGGCTTGAATATCGTACGCCGCGTCTACGAAGCCAGTCCTGAACCCGATTCCGACCTGAAGGCGGAGATCGCGCTGCGCCATGCGCTGTCGTCGTTCCGCACCCTCATCAACGACCATGAGCCGACGCACATCCTGCCGGCCTTCGACTTTGGCGGCCCCACCTGGCGCCACGCCCTGTATGCCGGTTACCGCGAGGGGCGCCAGCCCATGCCGCAGGTGCTGCGCGACGCCTTGCCCGGCTTCTATGCCACCCTGGCCAGCTTCGGCATGCATGTGGTGAGCATTCCCGAGGTCGAGGCCGACGACGTGATCGGCACGGCCGTCATGCGCTGGCTGCACGAGGGGCGTGGCGCGGCCGTCATCGCCACCACCGACAAGGATTTACATGGCCTGATCGCCCACGGCGCGCTGGTGTGGGATCATTTCAAGGGGGTCTGGCACGACCACGCCTGGGTCGAGAAAAAGTTCGGCGTGCCGCCGGAACTGCTGCCCGACTTGCTGGCGCTGATGGGCGACGTCACCGACAGCATCCCCGGCGTATCGAAGATCGGCCTGAAGACGGGCGCGAAACTGTTGCGTGCTTACGGCAATATCGACGCCGTGATGGCCGGCGCGGGGATTTTGCCCGGCGCACTGGGCGAAAGCCTGCGAAAAGAGCGGGAAATACTGTATCTTTCAAGAAAGTTAGTCGCGCTCAAGACTGACGTGACTTTAGGCGTGACCTGGAACAAGCTCGTGTGGGAAAAGTAA